The Trichomycterus rosablanca isolate fTriRos1 chromosome 15, fTriRos1.hap1, whole genome shotgun sequence genome contains a region encoding:
- the LOC134328438 gene encoding butyrophilin-like protein 2: MEAPEFNQYSGETDLLWHGGGSAAEMKCVCFMILFFHHAFSETFRLVGPDVPLYAVTGSDLVLPCLIEPKTSAVDMRVEWFRPDTENSIVHLYKDHTVINSGQSPAYKGRTALSDEMLEKGDASLLLNNVKVSDEGKYKCYIVAETWYDDFTVQVKVEAVGTEPLITLESFDHSGGFSLLCESKNWWPEPEVLWLGDEGINLSGGVTETHRDGEFFSVQRRITVLNGDAGRFYCRVQQRHHMKENEFIISNQIFSAWKTAVICVSVGSLIMIIGIGFVVFMSWKVKRWRKEYAEKVKQWREEDAEKVLEVQTSLKKPGYNLLHGVDFSPVQWAAVVVALCNSDKELEEFNLKKYMSSDEGVRRLRPVIQSTKRAVLDDCNLTEESCEVLSSVLSLNSSSLKHQHENQKTSTAGSGS; this comes from the exons ATGGAAGCACCTGAGTTTAATCAATACTCTGGTGAGACTGATCTCCTGTGGCATGGAGGAGGATCAGCAGCCG aaatgaagtgtgtttgttttatgatTCTGTTCTTCCATCATGCTTTCTCAG AAACTTTTCGGTTGGTTGGTCCAGATGTTCCTCTATATGCAGTTACTGGTTCTGATCTTGTTCTGCCTTGTTTAATTGAACCCAAAACCAGTGCAGTGGACATGAGAGTGGAGTGGTTCAGGCCAGACACAGAAAACTCAATAGTACATCTTTATAAAGATCACACAGTAATTAATTCAGGGCAAAGTCCAGCTTACAAAGGGAGAACAGCTTTATCTGACGAGATGCTGGAAAAAGGAGACGCCTCACTGCTGTTAAATAATGTTAAAGTTTCTGATGAGGGGAAATACAAATGTTACATTGTCGCTGAAACATGGTATGATGATTTCACTGTTCAAGTAAAAGTTGAAG CTGTTGGAACAGAACCACTGATAACTCTGGAGAGCTTTGATCATTCAGGAGGATTCAGTCTATTGTGTGAATCTAAAAACTGGTGGCCTGAACCAGAGGTTCTGTGGCTGGGTGATGAGGGAATCAACCTGAGTGGTGGAgtaacagaaacacacagagacgGAGAATTCTTTAGTGTTCAACGACGTATCACTGTACTCAACGGTGACGCAGGCAGGTTCTACTGCAGAGTCCAACAGAGACATCACATGAAGGAGAACGAGTTCATCATCTCTA atCAGATTTTCTCAGCATGGAAAACTGCTGTCATCTGTGTTTCAGTTGGAAGTTTGATCATGATCAtaggaattgggtttgtagttTTCATGAGTTGGAAAG ttaaaaGATGGAGAAAGGAGTATGCTGAGAAAG ttAAACAGTGGAGAGAGGAAGATGCTGAGAaag TGCTGGAAGTCCAAACATCCCTAAAAAAGCCTGGTTATAATCTTCTACATGGAGttgatttttctcctgttcagTGGGCAGCGGTGGTGGTTGCTTTATGTAACTCCGATAAGGAGCTGGAAGAGTTTAACCTGAAGAAATACATGTCGTCAGATGAAGGGGTTCGAAGACTGCGACCAGTGATTCAATCAACGAAAAGAGCTGT